A single region of the candidate division KSB1 bacterium genome encodes:
- a CDS encoding hemerythrin domain-containing protein, whose amino-acid sequence MRPTQTLMEEHRIILMVVEQAELEAERIVRTANVDHARVEQMVDFFRNFADRCHHRKEEEHLFKLLSAKPSARGPVVVMLQEHEMGRGFLRSAQEGLRAWGQGNSAAARQVAKALRDYAELLRFHIAKEEQVLFPLAERILTPSEEGELATTFERVEEEEIGQGVHERYHGLAQELVGRKT is encoded by the coding sequence CATTATCCTGATGGTGGTGGAGCAAGCGGAACTCGAAGCGGAGAGGATTGTTCGCACCGCAAACGTCGACCACGCACGGGTGGAGCAGATGGTGGACTTTTTCCGCAACTTTGCCGACCGCTGCCACCATCGCAAGGAAGAGGAACACCTCTTCAAGTTGCTGAGTGCAAAACCTTCTGCCCGCGGGCCTGTGGTGGTGATGCTACAAGAGCATGAAATGGGTAGAGGTTTTCTTCGCAGCGCCCAGGAGGGTCTCAGGGCTTGGGGTCAGGGCAACTCGGCCGCAGCTAGGCAGGTGGCCAAGGCCTTGCGCGACTATGCTGAACTCCTCCGTTTCCACATCGCCAAGGAGGAACAGGTTCTGTTTCCTCTTGCTGAGAGGATTCTGACTCCCTCCGAGGAGGGGGAACTTGCCACCACCTTCGAGAGGGTGGAAGAAGAGGAAATAGGGCAGGGGGTGCATGAGAGATACCATGGCCTGGCGCAGGAGTTGGTAGGGCGCAAGACCTGA